From Amphiura filiformis chromosome 20, Afil_fr2py, whole genome shotgun sequence, a single genomic window includes:
- the LOC140142255 gene encoding transient receptor potential cation channel subfamily M member 5-like: MFARCNKTIEKEPTTEKKKHKLPDINKVILRLTDDLIDIDQRRPDKDNESKDQNKKLDKDSEVMDQKKKRVKDNESVDQKRNSCWQKLFLYSVLNGFDEMADYFWERGQEAIPAALTASKLYNCLASLKQNESDQWKERMEKNATKYEDWAYDILTRCHDDRRFAKKMRPCDLLTRVLPNWGNITCLNLADSNDNLKFYSHPVIKDLLDDKWHSGIVGFTMMPSRWRPWNLILEPMMLMLCSVFPFLIPFWVTFRKDDDNSKPCFLRQIWAYYKAPTTIFRQNVVSQILFIILFSYNLIWGEFILTPRRWSLFDRLLFAWVLSMLFEELRQMIEWEAHTFVLRLEGWWSDHWNKIDIVTQLLFVLGTFLRYSTDPVVVENARIILAFDLFIFYVRLLEYLTFVKRIGPKVFMIGRMFVDLGFFVCILFVVLLGYGITVHIILYPQTTHPKTVFESVIYRPYFQIFGELFLEEITATPEDGSCSFNSTALALGALPCAKHPRIGSVLLAFYLAFSHVLLLNMLIAMFRYLFYLVHLVPIERLSTPLSWFIAARKETTD; this comes from the exons ATGTTTGCACGATGTAATAAG ACTATTGAGAAGGAACCAACGACGGAAAAGAAGAAACACAAGCTGCCGGACATTAACAAGGTCATCCTGAGACTCACGGATGACTTAATTGACATAGACCAGCGTAGACCCGACAAAGACAACGAGAGCAAGGATCAGAATAAGAAACTCGACAAAGACAGCGAGGTCATGGATCAGAAAAAGAAACGCGTAAAAGACAACGAGAGCGTGGATCAAAAACGTAATA GTTGCTGGCAGAAACTGTTTCTCTATTCTGTGCTGAACGGCTTTGATGAGATGGCCGATTACTTCTGGGAAAGAGGGCAGGAAGCCATACCCGCAGCTCTGACAGCAAGCAAACTGTACAATTGCTTGGCTTCTCTCAAACAAAACGAAAGTGATCAGTGGAAAGAGCGCATGGAAAAAAATGCCAC AAAATACGAAGATTGGGCGTATGATATTCTAACTCGATGTCACGACGACCGTCGCTTCGCTAAGAAGATGAGGCCATGCGATCTCCTTACTCGTGTTCTGCCAAACTGGGGCAATATAACGTGCCTCAATCTAGCGGATTCGAATGATAATCTGAAGTTCTATTCCCACCCTGTTATAAAGGACCTTCTAGATGACAAATGGCACTCGGGTATCGTCGGTTTCACAATGATGCCTTCCCGATGGAGACCATGGAACCTTATACTGGAACCAATGATG CTGATGCTGTGTTCGGTATTCCCATTTCTCATTCCGTTTTGGGTAACATTCCGGAAAGATGACGACAACTCAAAACCGTGTTTTTTGCGACAGATATGGGCATATTACAAGGCACCTACGACAATCTTCAGGCAAAATGTA GTGTCGCAAATATTGTTCATCATCCTTTTCTCATACAACCTAATATGGGGCGAGTTTATCCTCACTCCTCGGAGATGGTCATTGTTTGATAGACTGTTATTCGCTTGGGTGTTGTCAATGTTGTTCGAAGAACTTCGACAG ATGATTGAGTGGGAAGCACATACGTTTGTTCTACGTTTGGAGGGATGGTGGTCAGACCATTGGAACAAGATTGATATAGTGACGCAGCTTCTGTTTGTATTAGGAACTTTTCTTCGATACAGTACAGATCCAGTCGTCGTAGAGAATGCCCGAATAATACTtgcatttgatttgttcatcTTCTATGTGCGATTGCTTGAGTACCTTACATTCGTAAAAAGAATTGGCCCGAAGGTCTTCATGATTGGCAGAATG TTCGTTGATTTGGGATTCTTCGTGTGTATCCTCTTCGTGGTTCTTCTTGGTTATGGTATTACCGTACATATCATTCTTTACCCACAAACGACCCACCCGAAGACAGTTTTTGAGAGTGTAATTTACCGACCATATTTCCAAATATTTGGAGAACTGTTCCTTGAGGAAATCACAG CAACTCCGGAAGATGGCTCGTGTTCGTTTAATTCAACTGCATTAGCACTAGGTGCATTGCCGTGTGCCAAACATCCTAGGATTGGTTCCGTGTTACTTGCTTTTTACCTGGCTTTCAGTCATGTTCTACTTCTCAACATGCTAATTGCTATGTTTAG ATACCTATTCTATTTAGTCCACCTCGTCCCGATAGAAAGGCTTTCAACACCACTGTCCTGGTTCATAGCAGCTCGGAAGGAAACCACGGATTAA